A genomic stretch from Mya arenaria isolate MELC-2E11 chromosome 10, ASM2691426v1 includes:
- the LOC128204388 gene encoding acanthoscurrin-1-like: MEAKVAMVDPQVGSRAAMEAEVAAVDPEVGAGGGNGGGGGDGGSRCKGRGDSSGGGGGGGSRGGGRCGNEGGGDGCGSIDEGRRGNGGLSGGCGSRGVGRGGGRCGNGGGGGGSGSRGEVKSGNGGGGCGCGSRGGDRGGNGVGVAVVAVVDTDVRAGVTEEAEVAVVDPEVVAGAAMEADVTAVDPVRAGAAMEVEVAAVDPEVGAGAAMEVEVSVVDLEVRA, translated from the exons ATGGAGGCGAAGGTGGCGATGGTGGATCCACAGGTGGGGTCAAGAGCGGCAATGGAGGCGGAGGTGGCGGCTGTGGATCCAGAGGTGGGGGCAGGGGGGGGCAATGGAGGCGGAGGTGGCGATGGTGGATCCAGATGTAAGGGCAGGGGCGACAGTTCAGGCGGAGGTGGCGGTGGTGGATCCAGAGGTGGGGGCAGGTGCGGCAATGAAGGCGGAGGTGACGGCTGTGGATCCATAGATGAGGGCAGGCGCGGTAATGGAGGTTTAAGTGGTGGCTGTGGATCCAGAGGTGTGGGCAG AGGTGGGGGCAGGTGCGGAAATGGAGGCGGAGGTGGCGGTAGTGGATCCAGAGGTGAGGTCAAGAGCGGCAATGGAGGCGGAGGTTGCGGCTGTGGATCTAGAGGTGGGGACAGGGGCGGCAATGGAGTCGGGGTGgcggtggtggcggtggtggatACAGACGTTAGGGCAGGAGTGACAGAGGAGGCGGAAGTGGCTGTGGTGGATCCAGAGGTGGTGGCAGGTGCGGCAATGGAGGCGGATGTGACGGCTGTGGATCCAGTGAGGGCAGGTGCGGCAATGGAGGTTGAGGTGGCGGCTGTGGATCCGGAGGTGGGGGCAGGTGCGGCAATGGAGGTGGAGGTGTCGGTGGTGGATCTTGAGGTGAGGGCATAG